In the genome of Bremerella sp. P1, the window AAAGCGGCCGCGTGCCAAGGCGATGATCTCGCTCTGGATGCAGGGAGGACCCAGCCATCACGACTTGTTCGATCCCAAGCCGGAAATGAAAAAGTACGACGGGCAAGAATTCCCGGGCGAACTGAAGCAAGACAACAAAGCCCAGGCCAGTTCCAAGGTGTTCGCATCTCCCTGGAAGTTTTCTCCCAGCGGACGGTGTGGGATGGAGCTTTCGGAGCTATTGCCCCACCTGCAAACGGTGGCGGACGACATCTGCCTGATTCGCTCGATGAAAACGGGCGTGAACAATCACGGCCAATCGATTCGAGCGTTGCAGGGCGGTCGTATCACCGGGGGGCGACCGACACTAGGAAGCTGGATGACCTACGGCCTGGGATCAGAAGCCGACAATCTGCCGGCGTTCGTTGCGTTGATCGATCCTGGACAACTGCCGGTGCTGGGAGTGGAAAACTGGTCGAACGGCTGGTTACCGTCGATCTATCAGGGAACAGTCATTCGGCCGACCGAACCGCGGATTCTAGACCTTACGCCGCCGGCTCACCTGAAGGGACTTGCGCAGCAGAAATCGCTGGAGTACCTGGAGCAGTTGAACTCACGCCACGTCCAGCAGTTTGCGGATGTCTCTGACCTTCAAGCACGGATGGCCAGCTATCAGTTGGCCGCCAAGATGCAGTTGGCGGCGACCGAGGCACTTGACCTGTCGCAAGAGACCGAAGCAACCAAAAAGATGTACGGGATCGATCAAAAGGAGACGGCCGACTACGGTAGCCGCTGCTTGATCGCGCGACGCTTGATTGAACGAGGCGTTCGCTTCGTCCAGGTCTACACCGCGAATCAGTTATGGGATAGCCACGGTCGTATCACAACGTTGTTGCCCAATGCCTGCAAGAAGGTCGACCAGCCGTCAGCTGCCTTGGTCGCCGACTTGAAGCAACGGGGCTTGCTGGACGAGACGGTCGTTCACTGGGGGGGCGAAATGGGACGATTGCCGGTCGTTCAGAATGACGCAGGCCCCGATAAGATTGGCCGCGACCACAATACCTACGGGTTCAGCATGTGGGTTGCCGGTGGCGGTTTCCGCGGAGGCTACGTCCACGGTAAGACGGACGAGTGGGGACATCACGCGATCGAAGGCGTCGTCAATCACTTCGACTATCACGCCACACTGCTCCATCTGTTCGGCCTGGAGCATGACAAACTTACCTTCCGCCGGAGCGAACGGGACCAGACACTGACCGACGGGCAACCGGCGAAAATCGTACACGAGTTACTCAACGCGTAGTTAAAACGGCGCCGCTTGCCTGGGCGCTACTTAGCGAGCGGCGGCTGACTGACGAGCGCACGTTGCGTCTCGATGACGCGAATGGCCTGATCTTTGTCCATAGTCAAGTAGCGATCGCGGCCGTTGGCCTGAGGCTGAAATCTCGTGAAACCGTCATCATCCACCGAAACCAGTCCCGGCTCGGAAAGCCCAAAGTAGCGATCTTCTGGTCGCACGGCGTAGAGCACACTGGTCAAATCCCAGGTTGGCCGGTCATGATTGGGGCCACTGTGCAGGAGATAGGCTTCCCGCACAATGTGGTGTGGCACGTAGCCGAAGTCCCGGGCCACGCTTTCTCGCGGATAGGGCGCGGCAATTCCGATCAGAAAATCGCTCCATACCACGGGGGAGTCGTGCGGCCACATCTCGGCAAAACGCTGCATCGAGCCGATCCCATTTTTGACGTTCGCTTCCAGGTAATGGGCATTGCCGTTGACCGGCGAGAAAGCGCCTGCCATGACCGAGGTCAATCGTACCTTCCGGCGAATGAGTTCTTTGCCCGTCAGATCGCTGATCTCATCCGCCGGAGATTCGACCAGGTCGGCCAGGTTGGCGGCCAGCCCCACTTGGATCAGCACCATCGACTTGTCTTCCGCCGCGGCAAGGGCCTTTCGCAATATGGTCACGGCATCCGGTGCATCATCACTGGAGAGTAAATCGTGCGGGTAACGAAACTCACCCTCATCTTTCGTTTTCACGAGTGACAGATATTTGCTTTCCCGCTTCTGAGCGTCGCGAGTAACGCCGATAGGAATCTGCCCGCGGCCATAAAACGTGTTCACCGCGTCGACAAACGGGGCCGTAAGCGGATTCACCTTGGAGATGGTCACGGCCTTAAGATCGCACTCGCTGCGATCGGCCAACGTATGCAGCATGGCCAAGGCCAACACATCATCGACGTCACCGGAGATGTCGGTGTCGAAGATAACGGGAACCGGATCAGTCGCTCGGGCTTGTCCCATTCCGACTGTCAGAGAGCACATCAAAACGGCAACGACGAGGTAAGTGCGATTCATCTTTTCTTTTCCAGTCGGTTGAAGTGAATTGTGGGGCTCGGCGTACGTGAGACACCCCACCCCCAACGAGTCGTCGGTTAAATTGAAGCGTCGGAGCGATCGTCATTGATCCTGCTACCCGCCAATGCCTGCTACCCAGCCTGCGATCGCAATGATCCCGAAGCAGACCGCGACGCAAATAATAAAGCCCGTAAGGTCGACTTTAGACGGCCAGTAAAACTCCAAGTCACTGCCGGGAAAAATCTTGTGACGTTCGATTGCAGAGGGGTCTTCCATTGCCGCCTCCAGATTCGATTGGTCTCGTTGATGATCCGGATCGACCGGTGTATTCATTTTAGCGTAGTGTCGATCGAGCGCATCCTTGGTGTTCCGCCTGGTAAACAGGCTGAAGAGAATCATGACCAGCATGGGGGCGGCCATCTTCGGCAGTAGACCTAACGTGTCGATGGCCGCATTGCTCTTAGACCGCAGGTCAACGCCGAGCAGTTGAAAGAGCAGCAGGTCGAGTTTGAAATTGCCTGAGGCACGCAGTGTGATGTCCTCTGGGTAACGCATCACCTTCTGCGTCGAATTCTCGTCCAGGCGTTGCTCTTTCACCACGGTTAACTCAATACCTTCGACTGGATTGCCATTCTCATCGATCGGGGAGACACCACCGCTCCAAAAAATCGGTTGTCCTCCTGTTCGCGTTACTTCAGTCAGTTGATCGCCGACGGCCAGGGCCTTAGGACCTGTTGCTTCAAGCAGAGCGATCTGCTGCTCTAGTTGGGCGATCCCTCCCGCATCACTATCTTCCTTGGCGGTCGCCAACAGTTGTTGTGCTTGCTCCTGTTGGTCACGCCACAATTCGATATCCAAATTGCGGCGAGCGACATCGGATGGCGCCGCTGCCCGAGTGGTTGTTGTCTCCACGAAGTCATTGGTGATCGTATAAGGGGCCGCCGTACGTACTCCTGGTACAAATGGCAACAAATTGGGGGCAATAAAGAATACGATGGCACAGTACGCCACGGTGACACAGGCGGCCGAAGCGGTCGCCCTCCGCCAATACATGCCGATCCAGAACGGAGCGGCAAACGACACCGCAAGCACCCAGGTCAATTGCAATTGCTCGAACACGTCCATCATCAGCAGCGAGATCAGCACGGCACCGGCGACAATGACACTACCGGTAAGTCGACCTACCCGAACACATTCTTTTTCCGATGCGTTCTCGTTGATGTAGGCGGCATACACGTTTCGCACGACGAGACCGGAACCGACAATCATGTAAGCGTCGACACTGCTCATCAATGCCGCCAACAGGCAGGCGACCATCAATCCAGTTAAGCCAGGGGAAAGCAGTTCCCGCGAAGCGATTCCCCAGGTCTTGTCGGGATCGCCCGCCAATTCGGGGTGCCCCGCAAAGAGCGCCAACGCAATCAGGGCGGTAAGCATCCATCCCACTGTGCAAAAGCGTTTGAGGAAATTTCCCACGACAAGACCCACGCGGGCATCCCACTCGCTCTTGGCCGATCCGCCGCCCGTCGCGATAAAGTGCGGTTGAACGACGATGCCCATCAAGTTGATCAGCACGATGGCCACAACGCGATACCAGGGAAACTCGCTCATCGAAGACGACCCGACCAAGTCGAAGTGTTCTTGGGGCAGTTGCTCGTGCAGAATACGAAAACCAGCCATCATGCCATCGCGACTGGGATCGCCGAACTGCTCGACCAACGCATTCAGGCCAAAAGGTATCAACATGATCGAAAGCAGAATAATGCAGATACCTTGAATCAGATCGGTGTAATAGGCTGCCCGCAGGCCGCCCAAAACTCCGTAGGCCAGCACGACGACACCAATGATCGGGACCAGGAAGTACTCGATGGGGATCTCAGTTTCGCCAATCGCAATGGCGTTAATATTCGCCAGTGGCGCTGCCACTTTGCCGATGGCCGAAAACAACATCGACCCATAAACCATGAAGAACAGAAGTCCAAACAGACAATAGGCTGCTCCCAGGGCTTTGGATTCATACCGCTCAACGAACCAATCACCCAGCGTCAAGTGCCGCATTCGCCGGTACCATACGCTTGTGATCCAATAGAAGGGAGTCACAAACAGCCAGTACATCACGCTCCACATCCCACTCAGACCTGAGGTGAACGTGGTGCGGCCCGTATTGACCGGGTCACTGGAACCTGTGCCAGCACCAAAGGCAGCAAAAGTCTGCAGGATCTTGCCAAAGCCCCGCCCCCCCATGAAGTAGTCTTCTTGCCCCTTGATGCTTCTCGAGGAGATGATGCCAATCACGATCATCACCGCGAAGTACCCCACCAACACCGCATAGTCAGGCCACGTCATGCTACGATTTCCTCTAATTCGTTGTTGGTTTACCTGGTGAATCAGGTAGGAGGCGTATTGGGTAGGTTTTGAAACAGATTCTGGAATTCGTGTAGGTCAGGCGGACCAATCTGGTTCCCTGCGAATTCATCAACACGGACGAGATGCCCCCACGATATCGCACAGGGGATGCCACAAACAAGTAGAAGAATTCAGGCAAGGCGAACGGTGCCACCGAGCAGACATCCTATCGCTGGCAGAAAGAGTACGGTGGGTTTGGCCATGGGGTCGGCCTGGGACCGCATCTATGGTTTGGCAAACTTCCCCATTAACAGGATCGCGTCTGTTCGATCATCGATCACGAAAAACAGAAATGGATGATCTGCACGGAAGACCGCGTCCGCTTCGCGTACACTTTTGGAGATAAAAGCAGTCGTAACCGCCGCGACCTCGGTGCCTGACTCGTTGAGGTCGATCACCGCCTGATGACGGATGTCTTGGAGGTACAAGTTCGACTTCCCAGCGACTGGGGTAAAATCGGCCTCGGGACTGAAAGCTGTCCGAACGCCAAGTCGGTTGAGCGTTTGCTTCAGCGAACTACCTTCTGTTATCTGAAAACGAGGCAGAAATAGCTCGACGCTCATTTCCTTCGCGTCCGACCGCAAACGGCTTAAATCGGCCGCACTCAACTTCCGCTCTTCGGACTGTGGTACGTCCACGTCCTTGGGAAGTACGACGACAAAGGTGACCCGCTCACCTTGATAGGGGAGTTCCACGAGTTGGCACTGCGAATTCTCGGCATAGCGGATCCTCGCGATTTGGTGCATCAGAGACACCTTCGGTGCCGATTCTTCTTTGCCCTTCGTCTTTCCAAACGCCGCTTCGCGCGTGAGTTGTGGCAGAAATGGATGCGTCCAGCTATCTCGAAAATAGAGCGAGCTAGTCACGAGCAGCATCGTATCGGGCGAAATCGGAATGGCGTCGTCGAACTTGATCTGACTGCCTGTTTGCTGCTGCATCCATTGTCTGACTTCGCGTCGGGCTTGTTCCGGCTCACTACGGAAATCGAGGAGAAAGAGTTCTGCTCGATATTTCTCGCGTAGGATCTGTAACATTGCCGGTTGGTAGTCGTATCCGGTTGCACCCCAAAGCTGTGCCGCATAGCGAAGGGTGAAGTCTCCTTGATCCGAATCAAGCTCACCCAACAACTGCGACCAGGCAGCCGCCAACTCCGCACGCCGGCCGTTAAAGCGTGTGGCGGCGGACAATTCTGCGGCGGTTTGCCCCCGCGCTCCCGTCTCGAGCATCGATAGGCACGCGGAAACGCTAAGGGGCGAGTAAACAAGGTTATCCTCGTCCTTCTCCAGTTCGAGAGCGTAGAGCAAATCAAACCCGACTTGATTGACCGCAATTGCCAGCGGTGATTCTTTCTGTGTCGAAATCTCTTCCCCCAGTCCAGGCCACGCAGTCAACAAAACCAGGGCCCAAGAGATGCCGCTGAGCTGCAAGAGGTTTCCGAACATGTTTGACTCCTTGGTCAGCGGCGAACGCTGATGTCACGGATCCGAACCTTGACCGTCCGCGACGTACGGTCGGCGGGATTATTCAGGTAGAACTTGTGGACGTCAGGTTGAAGCGCCGCCTGGCCCGACCAGAAGGTCTGCATGAAGTCGTTGGTATTTCTGATCTGGGTCACCAGTGGATTTCCCCAACCGGTTTCAATGCGATAAAGAACCTCTCCAACCTGAAAACCTGCCCACTCCGCCTGAGAATCCTTAAAGACTTCGTCGATACGAACGCCTTGGCCGTTGGTATTGCTCACACGGATACCTAGCCGCCACGGTACTTTGGGGATCGGGGTCGCGATTGGTTCGCCCAGACTGGCGACTTTGACGGTCTGCGTCTTCTGATTGGGAAATAGAACTCGAAAGTCCTTGCTCGCGTCGTATTGCATTTTGAAGGCTTCCTTCGTGCGGAGTGCTACCTGCCCCACGACTTCTCGCCAAGTGATCGGAGTTCCGCGGAACGCCATGTTGGGCTGATTGATCACATCGATCAACGCCGAAGTGAAGATGCTGCCACTCTCATTCAACGCGACGGCTTCTTCCCCTGGAGCTGCCGCATGAAGGTCGACAATGCCTCGGTGGCGAAAGAAGAGATACCGACATGCGTCGTGATCGATCCCTTGGGCCATCGACATCGCAGCCAAAGCGCGCGGCTCGATCACGTTGCTACAGGCATCGGTGATCAGGACGGTCAGGCGGGCATTTTTCGCTTTCAGCCGTTCCAGCAAGTCGTTCCGCAGCAACAATTCTCCGTTCGACATTCGCAGGACTTGGCCGCGTTCCTTCATGAATGCCCCATGCCCAGTGAAGTAACACAAAACCGTATCGTCATTCTGCACCTCCATGGCATCCACCTTGGCCAACAGGTTTTCCTTGGTCACAGCGCTCCCTTTGAGCACTTCGACCGGCCCGCGACGTACGCCTGGAATTTCGGCGGTGATCATTTCGTAGAACTTTCGCCTGTCAATGTCGACCAATGGTCCCACGGTCGTATCGGCCGTATCGGCAACGATCAAAGCGTGAAGACGTCGTGCATCGTTCCCATCGAGTCCATATGCCGAAGACAGGCCGGACAGCACCAAGATTGCTGCCGTCAGCATCGTATATCGTTTCCAAAACATGATGATTCTCCATGGGTCCAAGTTGGGGTCGAGTCGCATTCGCTTGTGAGCATGGTGCCTCCGACCGAAGTCTCGTCGGAGGCACACGTTGTTTTTCGGCCGTTTCGTCTAAAGGTACGACTACGGCCTCATCATCACGTCACCGGTAAAGCTGCTAAGGTCGCCAGAGATCGTCCACTTCCGGCCTAGCGCCCCCTTTGCTCCAAAGAACTCACCAAGATCTTTGTTTTGTTCCGCTAGTTCAGCCTGGGTGAACTGCACCGAACTCGTATTCACGATCGCGTCAGCTGGCAGGGCGCCTTTGCGAACTTGGGTAAGACCACCTGGAGTGAAGACGATCGCCTCAACCGTGGTCGCTCCTGTTCCGCCTGCTCGGCTGATGTAGAGCGGGTAATACACGTAGTCGGAAACGAAACGGTATTGGATTGCCTGTTTGACATCGAGTTCGGTCCGATTAAGAACGAGATCGAAGGCAAAATGGCGGAAGCCCAGCTTCTGATACCGGTCGATCAATTCCCGAATATGCCCCGTGATAAGTGGTTGGGCATCCTCGCCGAACTTCTTGTTCACGTAGGCTTCCACTTCGGTGACAAACTGATCGGTACTGTCGGCTTCGATGACAAAGATGTTGTGGGCGCCGATCTTCGCTTCCGCGATGACAGGCTTCTTGGCCGATCCAACCAACTTCTTGGCCAGAAGAGCACTACAATTGGCAAACAATTCGCGATCCCCTTCCTTGATCTCGATCGGCTTCCCGGGCAGAGGCAACACGCTGAGCGCTGCCCCTTCTCCTTTGAATGCTTGCTGTTCGGTAGAAAGCGTGAGGATCTCCTCTTCACCGTTCCAAGCGATCACGGCAAATTGTCGTGGTTCCTTGAACGTGCGGATGCCTTTTCCGACTGCCTTGGCGGCAGCGATACTATTCCATTCTGGATCGTCACCTCGATAGGCCGGGATTCCGCCGCCTGCAGCAACGGTCTGGCTTTGTGACTGCGTTTGGGTTTGATTGACGACCAGCGGTGGTGGTACGGGTCGACGAATGACAACCGTCGGAGGTGGATAGTAAGTCGTCGCACGCACGCTTACGCCAACATGCACGTGGACTCGGGTCGTAACAAGGATTTGCCCACAATCCGCAAAGACGGAAGAGGTGCAAAACAGTAGCGTCCCCAGGACAACTGGTAGTGAAATCGTTTTGACGTTCATGGCTCTAACTTTCAAAGAGGGGTGAGTATTGTTCGTCGTTGGTTTGCTTATCTCGGTGGAGCGCGCGAAATGCCGACTCGCTCAGCAAAAATGCCTCCATGTTGTCGCAAGTGATTGTGCGAGGAGCCAAATGTCCCAAAGAAATAGACGCAGTACATCGAAAGCACGGCTGCGAAAAAACACCAGACGGATGTGTAGGAGTAGTTGTAGAACCAGCCAGAGATGATCGCGCTAAACAAGCCAATCGCGACTGGCACGATCATCTCTCGCCATCGTGACATCAGCAGAAGCGGGATCACGGTGCAGACCATATAGATGGTTGTCATAAACCATTGAGACGGCCCTGAAGCCAGAAAACTATCCGGGTAACGGTTGCGCAGCGAATGCTCGATCACCTCGACACGGATCTTGCTTGGATCGTTCAATACAGGAAACCAAGCGAGGTACAGCCAGAGTGACCCAACCGTCGTCCATGCCGTCAAGATCCAGCGTCGTATTCCTGGAGGTTCCGCCCAGGCCGCCGATAGCGGAAACCAAATCGGCCATATGGCCAAAGCGAACAAGAGGTAGATCGTCGCTCCCCAGGCCTTCAGAACGGGAGCATCATATCGCAGACCCAGCCAAACGAGCCCTTCGACCGCCTGCTGAATGGAGAAGCCGAAGGGAATCAGTGCGAAGCCCAGATAGGCAGGCTCTTCACGAAGAGCTTTCCGCACACAGTACACGCCCGCCGGTAACAATAGACCAGCAACCGCAAAACTCGATTCGGCAGAGAAACACATGATATTCTCCGTGTCTCTATGGGGACCAATCTATCGGTCGTCCCACAACACAAGCCGAAGCCAGATATCTGTTAAATATCGGCCTTCACTTATGCTTGTATCTTGGGCTAGTTTTGAGAACTCCCACATCCCGAAAAGGGGGCGCCCTACCCTGGTGGAAATCACCATCACGTTTGGGACAAAGGTGCGTTCGCTGCAATCGTGTCACCCCGAGTTCCTTTAAACCGCCTTGAAACAAGCGCTCTAGATGCGATCTCAAGCCGCGATGGCGCGTCTGCCGCCGTAGAGCACTCGGAACTCAGACCGAAGCGTTCAAATCGCGCAGACACTACCGTAAGTCATTATTCAATAGTGACTTACACATACCCTTGATTTTGTATTTGTTGGCGGAGATGTCTCTTGAACTCTCAATTGGCTCCACGCTCATCACCCGCTTAGACAATTTGATCCCGTACTCACTTAACAAGCTGGCTTTGGTCATCGCCCCAGTCCAAAGAAGACGTGCCGACTGGTCTCAAATCAATCGTGTTTGATCCATCGCTGCGGCTTACAGCAGTACTGGTTAGAACGCCGGAAAAACAGGTGGTTTACTCTCGATTTGCCCGTCTTTGCTGGGGGTCTCTGCCATTGAATTGGCGTTGTTGCGAAATCGTATACCGGATACGATCCTTTTCACTAAATTGAACTTGGCTTTTCGTAGTCAGATTTCGAGGGCGGGATTTCAGCAGGATGGACGACCGCCATCGGAGGTAAGAACGGATTCGATGCTCTCTGGTGTATTCCCCCAGAGAAATCACAACCGCGAAAGATGCCGATCGAATGAAAGCAATGATTTTATGCGGTGGTGAAGGAACGAGACTCCGCGAGTTCACCGAGGTCTTGCCCAAGCCCTTGGTGGAAATTGGTGGCCGCCCCATCCTCTGGCACATCATGAATATCTTCTCCGCGGCCGGAGTGAACGATTTCACACTTTGCCTTGGTTACAAAGGCAATATGATCCGAAACTATTTCCTCAACTACGAGGCCATGGAATCGGACTTCACGATTCGGCTCGGTGATCCTTCATCCCTGCAGCTACATAATCGATGTGACGTAACCCGCGACTGGAAAGTTACGTGCGTTGACACCGGCGAACAGGCAATGACCGGAGCACGAATTGCTCGTGCGGCTCGCTTTCTGGTCGACGACGAACGATTCTGCCTGACGTACGGGGATGGAATTGCGGACATCGACATCAACGAGCTGATTAAGTTTCATGTTGCCGAAGGTGCGTTGGCAACGATGACCGGTATTCGCCCTCCCAGCCGATTTGGCGACTTGGAAATCACGAACAATCGCGTGACCTCCTTCCGCGAAAAATCACAAGTTGGTCAAGGCTTGATCAACGGCGGGTTCATGGTCATGGAACTCGACTTCCTGCGTTATCTCACGGCAGACGACCAGTGCGTGCTGGAACGAGAGCCACTGGAACGATGTGCTCGCGATGGCCAACTGGCCGTCTATGAGCACCATGGATTCTGGTACTGCATGGATACGTTCCGAGACTGGAAAGTACTCGACGAGATGTGGCGCACCAAGGACACGCCTTGGCTGAAGAGGGAAGCGGCATGAAAACCCAATTCCAAGGAAAACGCGTCTTCCTGACCGGACATACTGGGTTCAAAGGATCCTGGACTTCCCTCTGGCTTTCCCAAATGGGAGCCCAAGTCTACGGATATGCTCTCGATCCGCCAACCAATCACAATAACTTCACGTCGTCGCAGGTCGCTTCAAGATTAGCTGCGGATACCCGTGCGGATCTCTCGGACTTTGACCAATTGCAGACCGCAATCGATCAAGCTCGACCCGATGTTATTCTTCACATGGCAGCCCAGCCTATCGTGAACACAGCGCTCGCCGATCCACGCAGCACCTACCAGACGAACGTCATGGGTACGGTGAACCTGCTGGAAGCCGTTCGCGTAATCGGACGTCCCTGTCACGTGATCGTGATCACCAGCGACAAGTGTTATCGCGACTTAGGCGAAAACCGTCCTTACAAGGAAGACGACCCGCTGGGTGGCAACGATCCCTACAGCGCCAGTAAAGGAGCGACGGAAGTCGTCGCTCATAGCTATCGAGCCAGCTACTTTCCACCAGCCTCGCTACAAGAGCATGGCATCAGTCTTGCAACGGCCCGGGCGGGCAATGTCATTGGCGGTGGCGACTGGGGTGCGTGCCGTATTGTTCCTGACCTATGTGCAGCGTTTCATCGCGGAGACATGCTGCAGCTGCGCATGCCGCATGCAATCCGACCATGGCAACATGTGCTGGAACCCGTTTCTGGCTATCTCCACCTGGCCGCAGAGATGATTCGTCGACCGAGTCCTCGCTGGTGCCAGGCTTGGAACTTCGGACCGGAAGACGAATCGGCCGTTACGGTCGAGCGATTGGTCCGTGAGTTCAGCAAGGCTTGGAATGGTGGTGGCTGGGAGAACGCGATTCCCGATGAGCCACTCCGCGAATCGGTCTACCTACGACTGAACAACTCGAAGGCCAAGCGGGAACTGGGTTGGTTTCCACGCTGGTCTCTTCAGGAAACCGTCGAACGTACCGTTCGGTGGTACAAGCGTTTTCATTTAGATCCATCGCAAAATATGCTCGCGTCTTGTTTGGAGGACTTGGAAGCCTACCAGGAGACTCAGGGGATT includes:
- a CDS encoding DUF1501 domain-containing protein; the protein is MTSPHDLAAGSRRHFMATSAMSLGSLAFSWMQQQEAWAAEQVKPPLGPQVFDTTPKVPAKRPRAKAMISLWMQGGPSHHDLFDPKPEMKKYDGQEFPGELKQDNKAQASSKVFASPWKFSPSGRCGMELSELLPHLQTVADDICLIRSMKTGVNNHGQSIRALQGGRITGGRPTLGSWMTYGLGSEADNLPAFVALIDPGQLPVLGVENWSNGWLPSIYQGTVIRPTEPRILDLTPPAHLKGLAQQKSLEYLEQLNSRHVQQFADVSDLQARMASYQLAAKMQLAATEALDLSQETEATKKMYGIDQKETADYGSRCLIARRLIERGVRFVQVYTANQLWDSHGRITTLLPNACKKVDQPSAALVADLKQRGLLDETVVHWGGEMGRLPVVQNDAGPDKIGRDHNTYGFSMWVAGGGFRGGYVHGKTDEWGHHAIEGVVNHFDYHATLLHLFGLEHDKLTFRRSERDQTLTDGQPAKIVHELLNA
- a CDS encoding nucleoside hydrolase — protein: MCSLTVGMGQARATDPVPVIFDTDISGDVDDVLALAMLHTLADRSECDLKAVTISKVNPLTAPFVDAVNTFYGRGQIPIGVTRDAQKRESKYLSLVKTKDEGEFRYPHDLLSSDDAPDAVTILRKALAAAEDKSMVLIQVGLAANLADLVESPADEISDLTGKELIRRKVRLTSVMAGAFSPVNGNAHYLEANVKNGIGSMQRFAEMWPHDSPVVWSDFLIGIAAPYPRESVARDFGYVPHHIVREAYLLHSGPNHDRPTWDLTSVLYAVRPEDRYFGLSEPGLVSVDDDGFTRFQPQANGRDRYLTMDKDQAIRVIETQRALVSQPPLAK
- a CDS encoding sodium:solute symporter family protein, with amino-acid sequence MTWPDYAVLVGYFAVMIVIGIISSRSIKGQEDYFMGGRGFGKILQTFAAFGAGTGSSDPVNTGRTTFTSGLSGMWSVMYWLFVTPFYWITSVWYRRMRHLTLGDWFVERYESKALGAAYCLFGLLFFMVYGSMLFSAIGKVAAPLANINAIAIGETEIPIEYFLVPIIGVVVLAYGVLGGLRAAYYTDLIQGICIILLSIMLIPFGLNALVEQFGDPSRDGMMAGFRILHEQLPQEHFDLVGSSSMSEFPWYRVVAIVLINLMGIVVQPHFIATGGGSAKSEWDARVGLVVGNFLKRFCTVGWMLTALIALALFAGHPELAGDPDKTWGIASRELLSPGLTGLMVACLLAALMSSVDAYMIVGSGLVVRNVYAAYINENASEKECVRVGRLTGSVIVAGAVLISLLMMDVFEQLQLTWVLAVSFAAPFWIGMYWRRATASAACVTVAYCAIVFFIAPNLLPFVPGVRTAAPYTITNDFVETTTTRAAAPSDVARRNLDIELWRDQQEQAQQLLATAKEDSDAGGIAQLEQQIALLEATGPKALAVGDQLTEVTRTGGQPIFWSGGVSPIDENGNPVEGIELTVVKEQRLDENSTQKVMRYPEDITLRASGNFKLDLLLFQLLGVDLRSKSNAAIDTLGLLPKMAAPMLVMILFSLFTRRNTKDALDRHYAKMNTPVDPDHQRDQSNLEAAMEDPSAIERHKIFPGSDLEFYWPSKVDLTGFIICVAVCFGIIAIAGWVAGIGG
- a CDS encoding serpin family protein, which codes for MFGNLLQLSGISWALVLLTAWPGLGEEISTQKESPLAIAVNQVGFDLLYALELEKDEDNLVYSPLSVSACLSMLETGARGQTAAELSAATRFNGRRAELAAAWSQLLGELDSDQGDFTLRYAAQLWGATGYDYQPAMLQILREKYRAELFLLDFRSEPEQARREVRQWMQQQTGSQIKFDDAIPISPDTMLLVTSSLYFRDSWTHPFLPQLTREAAFGKTKGKEESAPKVSLMHQIARIRYAENSQCQLVELPYQGERVTFVVVLPKDVDVPQSEERKLSAADLSRLRSDAKEMSVELFLPRFQITEGSSLKQTLNRLGVRTAFSPEADFTPVAGKSNLYLQDIRHQAVIDLNESGTEVAAVTTAFISKSVREADAVFRADHPFLFFVIDDRTDAILLMGKFAKP
- a CDS encoding caspase family protein, which codes for MFWKRYTMLTAAILVLSGLSSAYGLDGNDARRLHALIVADTADTTVGPLVDIDRRKFYEMITAEIPGVRRGPVEVLKGSAVTKENLLAKVDAMEVQNDDTVLCYFTGHGAFMKERGQVLRMSNGELLLRNDLLERLKAKNARLTVLITDACSNVIEPRALAAMSMAQGIDHDACRYLFFRHRGIVDLHAAAPGEEAVALNESGSIFTSALIDVINQPNMAFRGTPITWREVVGQVALRTKEAFKMQYDASKDFRVLFPNQKTQTVKVASLGEPIATPIPKVPWRLGIRVSNTNGQGVRIDEVFKDSQAEWAGFQVGEVLYRIETGWGNPLVTQIRNTNDFMQTFWSGQAALQPDVHKFYLNNPADRTSRTVKVRIRDISVRR
- a CDS encoding DUF6629 family protein — encoded protein: MCFSAESSFAVAGLLLPAGVYCVRKALREEPAYLGFALIPFGFSIQQAVEGLVWLGLRYDAPVLKAWGATIYLLFALAIWPIWFPLSAAWAEPPGIRRWILTAWTTVGSLWLYLAWFPVLNDPSKIRVEVIEHSLRNRYPDSFLASGPSQWFMTTIYMVCTVIPLLLMSRWREMIVPVAIGLFSAIISGWFYNYSYTSVWCFFAAVLSMYCVYFFGTFGSSHNHLRQHGGIFAERVGISRAPPR
- the rfbF gene encoding glucose-1-phosphate cytidylyltransferase, producing the protein MKAMILCGGEGTRLREFTEVLPKPLVEIGGRPILWHIMNIFSAAGVNDFTLCLGYKGNMIRNYFLNYEAMESDFTIRLGDPSSLQLHNRCDVTRDWKVTCVDTGEQAMTGARIARAARFLVDDERFCLTYGDGIADIDINELIKFHVAEGALATMTGIRPPSRFGDLEITNNRVTSFREKSQVGQGLINGGFMVMELDFLRYLTADDQCVLEREPLERCARDGQLAVYEHHGFWYCMDTFRDWKVLDEMWRTKDTPWLKREAA
- the rfbG gene encoding CDP-glucose 4,6-dehydratase, giving the protein MKTQFQGKRVFLTGHTGFKGSWTSLWLSQMGAQVYGYALDPPTNHNNFTSSQVASRLAADTRADLSDFDQLQTAIDQARPDVILHMAAQPIVNTALADPRSTYQTNVMGTVNLLEAVRVIGRPCHVIVITSDKCYRDLGENRPYKEDDPLGGNDPYSASKGATEVVAHSYRASYFPPASLQEHGISLATARAGNVIGGGDWGACRIVPDLCAAFHRGDMLQLRMPHAIRPWQHVLEPVSGYLHLAAEMIRRPSPRWCQAWNFGPEDESAVTVERLVREFSKAWNGGGWENAIPDEPLRESVYLRLNNSKAKRELGWFPRWSLQETVERTVRWYKRFHLDPSQNMLASCLEDLEAYQETQGILV